A stretch of the Lytechinus variegatus isolate NC3 chromosome 5, Lvar_3.0, whole genome shotgun sequence genome encodes the following:
- the LOC121415529 gene encoding sialic acid-binding Ig-like lectin 11, translating to MMSPLHPLTSIIFLIFSADVMAMPMIDRVPSNVTVKQDQDALFECRIRDLRGGEVMWIRGLSGELISSNTEVLPGATPTAGQYTIEGDVRRGEYNLRISQVQAGDAGEYRCYYHAGNYFGSHGAYLEVLLPPPERYPECSIQHSNINLAVGDTVQLVCLSHQGVPPASLSWYKNGQSIGQVSHSVNELEIVLDSFDIEAEYECRAESPAITQQRRCTTRLALDSPMVVIQPYNQKAEEGDTVTFLCNRRDKPNEHRFIWYFRGELITTASSSRFNISDYNRALTIKNITAADSGDNIKCVVPVLSYRFTGTANLMVSIITGEVVGTLPPPRLITDSPTDHESSSMGRKGEQDVSSPGMSVSADESQSPDKTALFVILGAGGGLFIVISAVVINFVVIRRKKNKKDQPKPKSNIKPVASGLSLMTTKDSERSLSSSDSVGTSKTAVTTVTAAPCPKKDPHPKSNKKEKCQYAELDSNGLRLSEYQGLNAPPMTIYAEPIITPTRLVPRPEHQDGFHDYALPDILPELEAPQEEYVEPDPPPRNKKEGPEPQKLTTKEAPKPEEKKLSQQSPDGVYIEIIA from the coding sequence ATGATGTCTCCCTTACACCCACTGACGTCCATCATCTTCTTGATTTTCTCTGCCGATGTGATGGCCATGCCTATGATAGACAGAGTCCCTTCAAATGTCACTGTTAAACAAGATCAGGACGCCCTCTTCGAGTGCAGAATAAGGGACTTGAGAGGAGGCGAGGTCATGTGGATCAGGGGTCTTTCGGGAGAGCTCATCAGCAGCAACACCGAAGTGTTACCAGGTGCCACGCCTACCGCTGGTCAATACACTATCGAAGGAGATGTGAGGAGGGGTGAATACAATCTAAGGATCTCCCAGGTACAAGCCGGCGATGCGGGAGAGTATCGATGTTACTATCATGCGGGAAATTACTTTGGAAGCCACGGGGCTTATCTGGAGGTGCTCCTCCCACCTCCTGAAAGGTACCCTGAATGTTCCATACAGCATAGCAATATCAACCTTGCTGTTGGGGACACAGTTCAGTTGGTGTGTCTTTCACATCAAGGTGTACCACCTGCGTCTCTTTCGTGGTACAAGAATGGTCAGTCTATTGGACAAGTTTCCCACAGTGTCAATGAGCTTGAGATAGTGCTGGACTCCTTCGATATTGAAGCGGAATACGAGTGTCGCGCAGAAAGCCCCGCCATCACGCAACAACGGAGGTGTACGACTCGATTAGCACTTGATAGTCCTATGGTCGTCATCCAGCCTTACAACCAGAAAGCCGAGGAGGGTGACACAGTGACGTTTCTTTGCAACAGAAGAGATAAGCCTAACGAGCACAGGTTTATTTGGTACTTCCGAGGCGAACTCATAACTACGGCATCATCAAGTAGGTTTAACATTAGCGATTATAACAGGGCGTTGACGATCAAGAATATAACTGCAGCAGACAGTGGCGATAATATCAAGTGTGTGGTTCCCGTTCTTTCTTATAGGTTTACGGGTACAGCTAACCTCATGGTCAGCATCATCACTGGGGAAGTTGTTGGAACCTTGCCACCACCAAGATTAATCACAGATTCACCAACAGATCATGAATCTTCTTCGATGGGTAGAAAAGGTGAACAAGATGTTTCCAGTCCTGGAATGTCTGTGAGCGCTGATGAATCGCAATCGCCAGATAAAACAGCCCTGTTTGTAATTCTTGGTGCGGGTGGCGggttgttcattgtcatatCAGCTGTAGTCATTAACTTCGTCGTCATcaggagaaagaaaaacaagaaagatCAGCCGAAACCCAAATCGAACATCAAACCTGTCGCCTCTGGGTTGTCATTGATGACTACAAAAGATTCCGAAAGGTCTCTGTCAAGCTCTGATTCCGTCGGCACATCAAAGACGGCAGTGACGACGGTTACAGCGGCGCCATGTCCGAAGAAAGATCCTCATCCGAAATCAAACAAGAAAGAGAAATGTCAGTATGCTGAGTTGGATTCAAACGGGTTAAGACTGAGCGAATACCAAGGTCTCAATGCTCCTCCAATGACCATTTATGCCGAACCGATCATAACACCAACAAGATTGGTTCCCAGGCCTGAACATCAAGATGGTTTCCATGACTACGCATTACCGGACATCTTGCCAGAGCTGGAAGCACCTCAAGAAGAGTATGTTGAACCTGATCCACCTCCTAGAAACAAAAAGGAAGGACCTGAACCGCAAAAACTTACGACTAAAGAAGCACCCAAGCCAGAGGAAAAGAAACTTTCTCAACAAAGTCCTGATGGTGTTTACATCGAAATTATAGCTTGA